From a region of the Bradyrhizobium diazoefficiens genome:
- a CDS encoding YdcF family protein, whose protein sequence is MSTRDSGARLPTVDEIAEINRTHLIDTPLVPADLLFMFGTREDVALRADTAARLWREGYFRWSIVSGGVTPGSEQSECMLIKAAMIAAGIPAELVLEEHRAMNTVENVIFSLPIIDAALGLQNIRTVICLGNTWTARRYPMTLHRHWPEVEKMLLTVDSFATPRALWHTDAEFRRRMLHEWDKIEPYKAKGFIAEWPEP, encoded by the coding sequence ATGTCAACCAGGGACAGTGGTGCTCGTCTGCCGACCGTGGATGAGATCGCCGAGATCAATCGCACGCATCTGATCGACACGCCGCTCGTGCCGGCCGATCTGCTCTTCATGTTCGGCACTCGCGAGGACGTCGCACTGCGTGCCGACACCGCCGCGCGGCTATGGCGCGAAGGCTATTTCCGTTGGTCGATTGTCAGCGGCGGGGTGACGCCGGGCTCGGAGCAATCCGAGTGCATGCTCATCAAGGCGGCGATGATCGCGGCGGGCATTCCGGCGGAACTTGTCCTCGAGGAGCATCGTGCGATGAACACGGTGGAGAACGTGATCTTCTCGCTGCCGATCATCGATGCGGCGCTCGGGTTGCAGAACATTCGCACCGTGATCTGTCTCGGCAACACCTGGACCGCGAGGCGCTACCCGATGACGCTGCATCGGCACTGGCCCGAGGTCGAGAAGATGCTGCTCACCGTCGACAGCTTCGCGACGCCGCGCGCTCTCTGGCACACCGATGCCGAATTTCGCCGCCGCATGCTGCACGAATGGGACAAGATCGAGCCGTACAAGGCAAAAGGCTTCATCGCCGAGTGGCCCGAACCCTGA